One window of the Streptococcus parasanguinis ATCC 15912 genome contains the following:
- a CDS encoding urocanate hydratase, whose amino-acid sequence MSFIDEKEIAAAMSVKLDFDVLPEKATFQEGIRRAPDRGFRLTQAQTEIALKNALRYIPKKFHQELIPEFLEELKTRGRIYGYRFRPKDRIYGKPIDEYKGKCTAAKAMQVMIDNNLSFEIALYPYELVTYGETGSVCANWMQYNLIKKYLEVMTEDQTLVVESGHPLGLFKSKPEAPRVVITNGLLIGEYDNMRDWEIAEEMGVTNYGQMTAGGWMYIGPQGIVHGTFNTLLNAGRLKLGVPDDGDLTGKLFISSGLGGMSGAQGKAAEIAKAVAIVAEVDRSRIETRHSQGWISQVTDSAEEAVKLAQAALEAGESTSIAYHGNIVDLLEYVNEHQVHVHLLSDQTSCHNVYDGGYCPVGISFEERTRLLAEDKETFHRLVDETLARHFAVIKALTAKGTYFFDYGNAFMKSVYDSGIKEISKNGLDDKDGFIWPSYVEDIMGPMLFDYGYGPFRWVCLSGKHEDLIATDHAAMEAIDPTRRYQDRDNYNWIRDAEKNQLVVGTQARILYQDCMGRVNIALKFNELIRQGKIGPVMIGRDHHDVSGTDAPFRETSNIKDGSNVTCDMAVQCYAGNAARGMSLVALHNGGGTGIGKAINGGFGLVLDGSHRIDEIIKSAIAWDTMGGVARRNWARNNHAIETAIEYNRLHAGTDHITIPYLADEDLVKEAVQKLF is encoded by the coding sequence ATGTCATTTATAGACGAGAAAGAAATTGCAGCTGCTATGTCTGTCAAACTTGACTTTGATGTCCTACCTGAAAAGGCGACTTTTCAAGAAGGCATCCGTCGTGCACCTGATAGAGGCTTCCGATTAACGCAAGCTCAGACTGAAATTGCCCTTAAAAATGCTTTGCGTTACATTCCTAAAAAATTCCACCAAGAGTTGATCCCAGAATTTCTGGAAGAACTAAAAACTCGTGGTCGGATCTATGGCTATCGCTTCCGTCCAAAAGATCGGATCTATGGAAAACCAATCGATGAGTACAAAGGAAAATGCACAGCTGCTAAGGCTATGCAGGTCATGATTGACAACAACTTGAGCTTTGAAATTGCTCTTTATCCATATGAATTGGTCACTTATGGGGAAACAGGATCTGTCTGTGCCAACTGGATGCAATACAACTTGATCAAGAAATACTTGGAAGTCATGACAGAAGACCAAACCTTGGTGGTTGAATCGGGTCACCCTCTGGGTCTCTTCAAATCGAAACCAGAAGCTCCTCGTGTCGTCATTACCAACGGTCTCTTGATCGGTGAGTATGACAACATGCGCGACTGGGAAATTGCTGAAGAAATGGGAGTGACGAACTACGGTCAGATGACGGCTGGTGGCTGGATGTACATTGGTCCTCAAGGGATCGTTCACGGTACTTTCAACACCCTTCTCAATGCCGGTCGTCTCAAACTTGGTGTGCCTGATGACGGCGACTTGACCGGTAAACTCTTCATCTCGTCTGGTCTCGGTGGTATGAGTGGAGCTCAAGGGAAAGCAGCTGAAATTGCAAAAGCGGTTGCCATCGTTGCAGAAGTAGACCGCTCTCGGATCGAAACCCGTCACTCTCAAGGTTGGATTAGCCAAGTAACCGACAGTGCCGAAGAAGCTGTGAAATTGGCTCAAGCAGCACTGGAAGCTGGTGAATCAACTTCGATTGCCTACCATGGTAATATCGTAGACTTACTCGAATATGTCAACGAACACCAAGTTCATGTTCACCTCTTGTCTGACCAAACCTCTTGCCACAACGTCTATGATGGTGGCTATTGCCCAGTTGGCATTAGTTTTGAAGAACGGACACGTTTGCTGGCCGAAGACAAAGAAACCTTCCATCGCTTGGTCGATGAAACCTTGGCTCGTCACTTTGCAGTGATTAAAGCTTTGACGGCTAAAGGTACCTACTTCTTCGACTACGGTAATGCCTTCATGAAATCTGTTTACGACTCAGGCATCAAGGAAATTTCTAAGAATGGCTTGGATGACAAGGACGGCTTCATTTGGCCATCTTATGTAGAAGATATCATGGGACCTATGCTCTTTGACTATGGATACGGTCCATTCCGTTGGGTCTGCCTCAGCGGTAAACACGAAGACTTGATTGCAACTGACCATGCAGCGATGGAAGCGATCGATCCAACTCGTCGCTACCAAGACCGCGACAACTACAACTGGATTCGCGATGCGGAAAAGAACCAATTAGTCGTTGGTACACAAGCTCGTATCCTCTATCAAGATTGCATGGGCCGTGTCAACATTGCTTTGAAATTCAATGAACTCATTCGCCAAGGTAAGATCGGACCGGTCATGATCGGACGTGACCACCACGACGTATCTGGTACAGATGCTCCATTCCGTGAAACATCAAACATCAAAGATGGTTCGAACGTTACTTGTGATATGGCGGTTCAATGTTACGCTGGTAACGCTGCTCGCGGTATGAGTCTCGTTGCTCTCCACAACGGTGGTGGTACTGGTATTGGTAAGGCCATCAACGGTGGATTTGGGCTCGTCCTAGACGGTAGCCACCGGATCGACGAAATCATCAAATCTGCCATTGCCTGGGATACCATGGGCGGAGTTGCTCGTCGGAACTGGGCACGGAATAACCATGCCATTGAAACAGCGATCGAGTACAACCGTCTCCATGCAGGAACAGACCACATCACCATTCCTTATCTGGCAGATGAAGATTTGGTCAAAGAAGCCGTTCAAAAATTGTTTTAA
- the ftcD gene encoding glutamate formimidoyltransferase — MAKIVECIPNFSEGRNQAVIDGLAATAKSIPGVTLLDYSSDASHNRSVFTLVGDEESIQEVAFQLVKYASENIDMTKHEGEHPRMGATDVCPFVPVKDITTAECVEIANKVAERINRELGIPIFLYEDAATRPERKNLAKVRKGQFEGMPEKLLEEDWKPDYGERKIHPTAGVTAVGVRMPLVAFNINLDTDDLEIANKISKIIRGSSGGYKYCKAIGVMLEDRNIAQVSINMVNLEQFPLYRVVETVRFEAQRYGVRIIGTELIGLAPAKALIDSAEYYLQLEDFDYSKQVLENHLLG; from the coding sequence ATGGCAAAAATTGTTGAGTGTATTCCAAACTTCTCTGAAGGACGCAATCAAGCTGTGATTGACGGATTAGCAGCCACAGCAAAAAGTATTCCAGGTGTTACGCTACTGGACTACTCGTCTGATGCCAGCCACAACCGCAGCGTCTTTACACTCGTTGGGGATGAAGAAAGCATTCAAGAAGTGGCTTTCCAATTGGTGAAATACGCTTCTGAAAACATTGATATGACCAAGCACGAAGGCGAACACCCCCGTATGGGGGCAACAGACGTTTGTCCATTCGTTCCCGTTAAAGATATCACTACTGCTGAATGCGTTGAGATCGCTAATAAAGTGGCCGAACGCATCAATCGTGAATTAGGTATTCCAATCTTCCTTTATGAAGATGCTGCAACTCGCCCAGAACGGAAGAACTTGGCCAAAGTGCGTAAAGGACAATTTGAAGGAATGCCCGAAAAATTGTTGGAAGAAGACTGGAAGCCAGACTACGGTGAACGCAAGATTCACCCAACTGCAGGGGTTACAGCTGTCGGTGTCCGGATGCCACTCGTTGCTTTCAATATCAACCTTGACACAGACGACCTAGAGATTGCCAATAAAATTTCTAAAATCATTCGTGGATCAAGCGGTGGATACAAATACTGTAAAGCGATCGGTGTCATGCTAGAAGATCGTAACATCGCCCAAGTCTCTATCAATATGGTCAACTTGGAACAATTCCCATTATATCGTGTTGTGGAAACTGTTCGTTTCGAAGCGCAACGTTACGGTGTTCGCATCATCGGAACAGAACTCATTGGACTGGCTCCTGCTAAAGCTTTGATCGACTCTGCTGAATATTACTTGCAATTAGAAGACTTTGACTACAGCAAACAAGTCTTGGAAAATCACTTGTTGGGTTAG
- a CDS encoding cyclodeaminase/cyclohydrolase family protein, producing MKLVDLSITEFAKVLGSDAPAPGGGSAAALSAANGISLTKMVCELTIGKKKYAEFEDHIKGVHEKSAQLQDQLLEAIDKDTEAFNVVSAVFDLPKETEEEKAARREAMQQALKHATVSPFSMMELIVEALKTTKEAVGKSNTNAASDLGVAALNLKAGLQGAWLNVLINISGIKDQDFVQEYHGKGLKLLQTGSNLADNIYQTILESLS from the coding sequence ATGAAACTAGTTGACTTAAGTATTACGGAGTTTGCCAAAGTCCTTGGTTCGGATGCTCCAGCTCCAGGTGGTGGTTCTGCTGCTGCCCTATCCGCTGCGAATGGGATTTCCCTTACAAAAATGGTCTGTGAACTGACCATTGGAAAGAAAAAATACGCTGAATTCGAAGACCACATCAAAGGGGTTCACGAAAAAAGCGCTCAACTCCAAGACCAGTTACTAGAAGCCATTGACAAGGATACAGAAGCTTTCAACGTCGTATCAGCTGTCTTTGATCTTCCAAAAGAAACGGAAGAAGAGAAAGCTGCTCGTCGTGAAGCCATGCAACAAGCTTTGAAACACGCAACAGTATCTCCTTTCTCTATGATGGAGCTCATCGTTGAGGCTCTTAAAACCACCAAAGAAGCTGTCGGCAAGTCCAACACCAATGCGGCTAGTGACCTAGGGGTAGCTGCTCTGAATCTTAAAGCTGGCCTACAAGGTGCTTGGCTCAATGTCTTGATCAACATTTCAGGAATCAAGGACCAAGACTTCGTCCAAGAATACCACGGCAAGGGACTTAAACTCCTCCAAACAGGCTCTAATCTTGCAGACAACATTTACCAAACCATTTTAGAAAGTCTATCATAA
- a CDS encoding formate--tetrahydrofolate ligase, which yields MVLSDIEIANSVQMKPITAIAAELGLTEDDISLYGKYKAKIDSNQLVQLKNKEDGKLILVTAISPTPAGEGKTTTSVGLVDALSAIGEKAVIALREPSLGPVFGIKGGAAGGGYAQVVPMEDINLHFTGDFHAIGIANNLLAALIDNHIHHGNELGIDSRRITWKRVVDMNDRQLRHIVDGLQGKTNGVPREDGFDITVASEIMAILCLSENILDLKERLDRIIIGYNYQGQPVTAKDLKAGGAMAAVLKDAIHPNLVQTLEHTPAIIHGGPFANIAHGCNSVLATKLALKYADYVVTEAGFGADLGAEKFIDIKCRMAGLKPAAVVLVATIRALKMHGGVAKADLATENVQAVIDGLPNLDKHLANIQEVYGLPVVVAINKFPLDTEAELEAVYESCKKRHVDVVISDVWAKGGAGGRDLAEKVIQLTQEENHFSYVYDEEDSIETKLTKIVTKVYGGKGISLTPAAKRELKELEALGFSNYPICMAKTQYSFSDDAKKMGAPKDFTVKISNLKVAAGAGFIVALTGTIMTMPGLPKAPASEKIDIDAHGNITGLF from the coding sequence ATGGTTTTATCGGATATTGAAATTGCCAATTCTGTCCAAATGAAGCCCATCACCGCTATCGCTGCTGAACTTGGATTGACCGAAGACGACATTTCGCTCTATGGAAAATACAAGGCAAAAATTGATAGCAACCAACTGGTACAACTCAAGAATAAGGAAGATGGAAAGCTGATCCTCGTGACAGCCATCTCTCCGACACCTGCTGGAGAAGGAAAGACAACTACCTCTGTTGGCTTGGTCGATGCTCTTTCAGCTATTGGTGAAAAAGCCGTCATTGCCCTCCGCGAACCTTCTCTTGGCCCGGTCTTTGGGATCAAGGGCGGAGCTGCCGGTGGCGGGTACGCCCAAGTGGTTCCAATGGAAGATATCAACCTTCACTTTACCGGAGACTTCCATGCCATTGGGATTGCCAATAACCTCCTTGCAGCCTTGATTGACAACCATATCCATCATGGGAATGAGTTGGGCATCGATTCTCGTCGCATTACCTGGAAACGGGTGGTCGATATGAACGACCGTCAACTCCGTCATATTGTCGATGGCCTTCAAGGAAAAACAAACGGGGTTCCTCGTGAAGATGGCTTTGACATCACAGTGGCTTCTGAAATCATGGCTATTCTCTGTCTCTCAGAAAATATCCTTGACCTCAAAGAACGTCTTGATCGCATCATTATCGGGTACAACTACCAAGGACAACCGGTCACAGCCAAAGACCTCAAGGCTGGAGGTGCCATGGCAGCTGTCCTCAAAGATGCCATCCATCCAAATTTGGTGCAAACCCTGGAGCATACCCCTGCCATCATCCACGGCGGACCATTTGCCAATATCGCCCACGGCTGTAACAGTGTGCTGGCTACTAAACTAGCCCTCAAATATGCAGACTATGTTGTGACAGAAGCTGGTTTTGGAGCAGACCTCGGTGCTGAAAAATTCATCGATATCAAGTGCCGCATGGCGGGACTCAAACCTGCTGCCGTTGTCCTCGTCGCAACCATCCGTGCCCTCAAAATGCATGGTGGAGTTGCCAAAGCAGACTTGGCTACTGAAAATGTCCAAGCCGTTATCGATGGTCTACCAAACCTAGACAAACACTTGGCCAACATCCAAGAAGTCTATGGTCTACCTGTGGTCGTTGCCATTAACAAATTCCCACTGGATACAGAAGCCGAACTAGAAGCTGTCTATGAATCTTGTAAGAAACGTCACGTAGATGTCGTCATTTCGGATGTCTGGGCAAAGGGTGGGGCTGGTGGCCGTGACTTGGCTGAAAAAGTCATTCAACTGACTCAAGAAGAAAACCACTTTTCTTATGTCTATGACGAAGAAGACAGCATTGAAACAAAATTGACCAAGATCGTCACAAAAGTCTATGGTGGTAAAGGCATCAGCTTAACACCAGCGGCCAAACGCGAACTCAAAGAATTGGAAGCTCTGGGCTTCTCAAACTACCCAATCTGTATGGCCAAAACCCAATACTCCTTCTCAGACGATGCGAAGAAGATGGGAGCACCAAAAGATTTCACAGTTAAAATCAGTAATCTCAAGGTAGCTGCCGGAGCTGGCTTCATCGTAGCTCTCACTGGTACCATTATGACCATGCCTGGCCTACCAAAAGCACCTGCCAGTGAAAAGATTGATATCGATGCCCACGGCAATATCACTGGTCTCTTTTAA
- a CDS encoding HutD/Ves family protein produces the protein MVTLLHLTPADYQISTWSGGQTTQLFLSPEGGSYPDRTFDFRLSTATVEVKKSNFTDLTGYHRILMPLNASIRLTHHHKEVVLNPFQSYFFDGGDPVSSQGTCQDFNLIYKPSYQGHMSAISPKDSVKSQSRYQLIYALCPLTLKWGTNHSQTLQTHELLVIEQASPLQEMTITFLPHQSGEQPIAIWTGLQ, from the coding sequence ATGGTGACTCTCCTTCATCTTACCCCCGCAGATTATCAAATTTCTACTTGGTCCGGTGGCCAAACCACCCAACTCTTTCTCTCCCCAGAGGGAGGAAGTTATCCAGATCGGACCTTTGACTTCCGCCTCTCTACTGCAACGGTAGAGGTTAAAAAAAGTAACTTTACCGATCTTACCGGCTACCACCGAATCTTGATGCCCTTGAATGCCTCCATTAGGCTCACCCATCACCATAAAGAAGTGGTTTTGAACCCCTTTCAAAGCTACTTCTTTGATGGGGGAGATCCTGTATCTAGCCAAGGGACTTGTCAAGACTTTAATTTGATCTACAAACCTTCTTATCAGGGGCATATGAGTGCTATATCCCCAAAAGATAGTGTCAAAAGTCAGAGTCGCTATCAATTGATCTATGCTCTCTGTCCGCTAACACTCAAATGGGGAACCAATCATTCTCAAACCCTCCAAACTCACGAGCTCCTGGTGATCGAACAAGCATCTCCTCTTCAAGAGATGACAATCACGTTTTTACCCCATCAGTCTGGGGAGCAACCGATTGCTATCTGGACTGGACTACAATAA
- a CDS encoding APC family permease, whose protein sequence is MNGAHKQSIEEQEKAKFSFSGATLYGINAVIGSGIFLLPQKIYSGLGPASLAVMFGVAILVMLLSACLAETAGYFDKNGGAMQYSKAAFGDFVGFNVGILGWAVTVIAWAAMLAGFAKIFIITFPAFEGYNLPISIGMLILLSLMNIAGLKTSKMFTLTATVAKLIPIVLFSLFAIFFISGGVSKGNFTPFLQLESGTSLFSSISSTAVYIFYGFIGFETMSIVAGEMRNPEKNVPRAILGSISIVSVLYMLIIAGTIAMLGGRIMQTGAPVQDAFVEMIGPIGAPLVSYGALISIAGLNIGESIMVPRFGAALATEKLLPEGLGKTNSKNAPVIAIIISGIFAFLLLLSGSFESLATFSVVFRFFQYIPTALAAIKLRKMYPDKKVTFRVPFGPVIPVLAVVVSILMIAGDNLMNFVWGAIGLVIASGLYFVFHGDKLHKSKALPH, encoded by the coding sequence ATGAACGGAGCACATAAACAGTCGATTGAGGAACAAGAAAAAGCGAAATTCAGCTTTAGCGGTGCCACTCTTTACGGTATCAACGCCGTAATCGGATCTGGTATCTTCCTCCTCCCTCAAAAAATTTATTCTGGCCTCGGACCAGCTTCTCTAGCTGTCATGTTCGGAGTAGCCATTCTCGTCATGCTACTATCAGCCTGTCTGGCTGAAACAGCTGGCTACTTCGACAAAAACGGTGGAGCCATGCAATACTCAAAAGCCGCTTTCGGAGACTTCGTTGGCTTTAACGTTGGGATTCTCGGTTGGGCCGTTACCGTTATCGCTTGGGCTGCCATGTTAGCCGGCTTTGCTAAGATCTTCATCATCACCTTCCCAGCATTTGAAGGCTACAACCTTCCGATCAGTATCGGTATGCTGATTCTCTTGAGTCTGATGAACATTGCCGGTCTGAAAACCTCTAAGATGTTTACTCTGACAGCTACTGTTGCAAAATTAATTCCAATTGTCCTCTTCTCACTCTTTGCCATCTTCTTCATTTCCGGTGGCGTGAGCAAGGGCAACTTCACACCTTTCCTTCAATTGGAAAGTGGAACAAGCCTCTTCAGTTCTATTTCTAGTACAGCCGTCTACATCTTCTACGGTTTCATCGGATTTGAAACCATGTCTATCGTTGCAGGGGAAATGCGCAACCCTGAAAAGAACGTTCCCCGCGCTATCTTGGGATCCATCAGTATCGTATCTGTCCTCTACATGTTGATCATCGCTGGAACAATCGCCATGCTTGGTGGTCGCATTATGCAAACCGGTGCACCAGTACAAGACGCATTTGTCGAAATGATTGGCCCTATCGGAGCTCCCCTCGTTTCTTACGGAGCCCTTATTTCAATCGCCGGTCTAAACATCGGTGAATCCATCATGGTCCCTCGTTTTGGTGCCGCATTAGCAACTGAAAAACTCTTGCCAGAAGGGCTTGGAAAAACAAACTCTAAGAATGCCCCTGTCATTGCCATTATCATCTCTGGTATCTTCGCTTTCTTACTCTTGTTATCTGGCTCTTTTGAATCCTTAGCAACCTTTAGTGTTGTCTTCCGTTTCTTCCAATACATTCCAACTGCTTTGGCAGCCATCAAACTCAGAAAAATGTACCCAGACAAAAAGGTTACCTTCCGAGTACCATTTGGTCCCGTTATCCCAGTTCTAGCCGTTGTGGTCAGTATCTTGATGATTGCAGGGGACAACCTAATGAACTTTGTTTGGGGTGCCATCGGTCTAGTGATCGCAAGTGGACTCTACTTTGTTTTCCACGGCGATAAACTACATAAATCTAAAGCCCTTCCTCACTAA
- the hutH gene encoding histidine ammonia-lyase, translated as MTQLIHLDGNSLTLEEVIAVARHGAQCELDEQAKEAVIASRKIVDDIVREKRVVYGVTTGFGSLCNVSISPEDTVQLQENLIRTHSSGFGDPLPEDAVRAIMLIRINSLLKGYSGIRLSTVEKLLELLNKGVTPYIPEKGSLGASGDLAPLAHMVLPMLGLGRAYYKGELLSGQEALDRAGIEKIQLAAKEGLALINGTTVLTGIGALATYDGIQLLKLSDIAGALSMEVHNGITSPFEEDLHTIRPQSGQLATAHNIRNLLEGSKNTTVATQQRVQDPYTLRCIPQIHGASKDSIAYVKEKVEIEINSVTDNPIITKEGHVISGGNFHGEPMAQPFDFLGIALSEIGNVSERRVERLVNSQLSKLPSFLVKHPGLNSGFMITQYACASLASENKILAHPASVDSIPSCENQEDFVSMGTTAARKAAEILKNSRRIVATEIMAACQALDLKPENHELGKGTKPAYELIRQKLNFIEFDKDIEIFEELNKASAVVESEEFLATIEKAVDLRIQY; from the coding sequence ATGACTCAATTGATTCATTTAGATGGTAATAGCTTAACACTCGAAGAAGTCATCGCAGTAGCTCGTCACGGTGCCCAATGTGAGCTTGATGAACAAGCCAAAGAAGCCGTTATCGCATCCCGTAAAATCGTTGATGACATTGTCCGGGAAAAACGAGTCGTCTATGGTGTAACTACTGGCTTTGGTTCCCTCTGTAATGTCAGCATCTCTCCAGAAGATACTGTTCAACTGCAAGAAAACCTGATCCGAACTCACTCATCTGGCTTCGGTGATCCACTTCCTGAAGATGCTGTTCGTGCCATCATGCTGATCCGTATCAACTCACTCTTGAAAGGTTATTCTGGCATTCGTCTGTCAACTGTTGAAAAACTGTTAGAATTGCTCAACAAAGGAGTCACTCCTTATATCCCTGAAAAAGGCTCTCTCGGAGCTTCTGGAGACTTAGCACCACTTGCACATATGGTTTTACCAATGTTGGGTCTTGGACGTGCCTACTACAAAGGAGAACTTCTCAGTGGTCAAGAAGCCTTAGATCGTGCTGGAATTGAAAAGATCCAATTGGCTGCTAAAGAAGGGCTTGCCTTGATCAATGGTACGACTGTTCTAACGGGTATCGGGGCTCTTGCGACATATGATGGAATCCAATTGCTTAAACTATCTGACATTGCCGGTGCTCTCTCAATGGAAGTCCACAATGGGATTACCAGTCCATTCGAAGAAGATCTTCATACCATCCGTCCTCAAAGTGGACAACTGGCAACTGCTCACAATATCCGTAACCTCCTTGAAGGAAGCAAGAACACAACCGTTGCGACTCAACAACGGGTCCAAGATCCTTATACACTCCGCTGTATCCCTCAAATTCATGGAGCCAGCAAGGATTCTATTGCTTACGTAAAAGAAAAAGTTGAAATCGAAATCAACTCTGTCACAGATAACCCAATCATTACCAAGGAAGGACACGTCATCTCAGGAGGTAACTTCCACGGTGAACCAATGGCGCAACCATTTGACTTCCTAGGGATCGCCCTTTCTGAAATCGGGAACGTATCTGAACGTCGGGTGGAACGCTTGGTCAACAGCCAACTCAGTAAATTACCATCCTTCTTGGTTAAACACCCTGGACTCAACTCAGGCTTCATGATTACCCAGTATGCTTGTGCATCCCTTGCATCGGAAAATAAAATTTTGGCTCACCCTGCTAGTGTCGATTCTATTCCATCTTGTGAAAACCAAGAAGATTTCGTCAGCATGGGAACGACTGCCGCTCGTAAAGCAGCAGAAATTCTTAAAAACTCGCGTCGCATCGTTGCTACTGAAATCATGGCAGCTTGCCAAGCCTTGGATCTCAAGCCAGAAAATCATGAACTTGGTAAAGGGACAAAACCAGCTTATGAGCTGATTCGTCAAAAACTGAACTTTATTGAATTTGACAAAGATATCGAAATCTTCGAAGAACTCAATAAAGCATCTGCTGTTGTCGAAAGCGAAGAATTCTTAGCAACCATCGAAAAAGCAGTTGACTTAAGGATTCAATACTGA
- the hutG gene encoding formimidoylglutamase, with protein MLTNYYPMTYSYYQGSIEDNPYTAKWGMVTKFLDLNDETLTPFEGMTFGIIGFKSDKGVYINNGRVGAVEGPTAIRSQIAKLPWHWGTNVTVYDVGNIDGPNHSLEELQESLSQAIQRMYQLGIQPIVLGGGHGTAYGHYLGIQSSLEKDEQLAVINLDAHFDLRPYDQTGPNSGTGFRQMADHAKDRGQDFPYLILGIQEHNNNLFLFNYVAKTPSIDFLTGQDLFQMSHQAILDRIDQFLENQTAIYLSIDMDCFAVGSAPGVSAIQSLGVDPKLALMLLQHIAASGKLIGFDVVEVSPPHDIDNHTSNLAATFIFYLTQILAQQKLN; from the coding sequence TTGCTCACAAACTACTATCCAATGACCTACAGCTACTACCAAGGTAGCATCGAGGACAATCCCTACACTGCCAAATGGGGAATGGTCACCAAATTTTTAGACCTAAACGACGAGACTCTCACACCATTTGAGGGGATGACCTTTGGGATCATCGGCTTTAAGAGCGACAAAGGAGTCTATATCAACAATGGGCGTGTAGGAGCGGTTGAGGGTCCTACAGCCATCCGTTCTCAAATCGCTAAACTTCCATGGCACTGGGGAACCAATGTAACAGTATATGATGTGGGAAATATTGACGGGCCCAACCATTCGCTAGAAGAACTCCAAGAAAGTCTCTCACAAGCGATCCAGCGCATGTACCAATTAGGGATCCAACCTATTGTCCTAGGAGGCGGTCACGGAACTGCTTACGGCCACTATCTAGGGATTCAATCCAGTTTGGAAAAAGATGAACAACTGGCTGTGATCAATCTGGATGCCCACTTTGATTTGCGTCCTTACGACCAAACCGGGCCCAACTCTGGAACAGGATTTCGTCAAATGGCTGATCATGCGAAAGACAGGGGTCAGGACTTCCCTTACCTCATCCTTGGGATCCAAGAGCACAATAATAACCTCTTCCTCTTTAATTACGTTGCTAAAACACCAAGCATTGATTTCTTAACCGGACAAGACCTCTTCCAGATGAGCCACCAAGCCATTCTGGATCGAATCGATCAATTTTTAGAAAACCAAACTGCGATCTATCTGTCTATTGATATGGATTGCTTTGCGGTCGGCTCTGCTCCTGGTGTTAGTGCCATCCAATCACTTGGTGTCGATCCTAAACTGGCCCTCATGCTTCTCCAACACATTGCTGCCAGTGGCAAACTAATCGGATTTGATGTCGTGGAAGTTTCTCCTCCTCATGACATTGACAACCATACTTCAAACCTTGCTGCGACCTTTATCTTTTACTTGACCCAAATATTGGCGCAACAAAAACTGAACTAA